DNA from Nitriliruptor alkaliphilus DSM 45188:
GGGCCTGACCGTGCGCTACAGCGGGCGGGGGAAGTGCCCGTCGGGTCCGGGGCGGTAGGGCCGGACCTCGAGCACGGCGGCCCGCTCGATCGGCCCGTACACGTGGGGGAAGTCCTCGCCCTCGCCGGCGAGGTCCTCCCACACCACCGGCGCGGTCAGGAGGTTCGGGTCGATCGTGAGCAGGACCAGGTCGGTGCGTCCGGCGAAACGAGCCTCGGCGACGGTGGCGATCTGGTGCGGCGCCGAGCAGTGCACGAAGCCGTCCTCGGCGAGACCGGACGGGGTGTACGCGATGTCCGCGGCAGCCCAGTCGGCCTCGGTGGCGAGGTGCAGGATCGGCGTGGCGGTGCTCACCGGTCGCCCAGGCCGTCGAGGACCTCGTCGATGAAGCTCATCTTCGCGCGGGTGTAGGCGTCCCGGTCGAGGACGTGCTGGCGTGCGAGGCGGTGCTTGAGGGCGCCGTAGGCGGCAGCCGTCCGTCGGTCGGACCGGAGGTGGTCGCGGAACCGGACCAGGTCGTCGACCCGCGGGTGGTCGGCCGCGATGAGGTAGAGGTGCGCGCGACGGTGGTCGCCGTCGGGCAGGACCCAGAACCGGCGCCACGGCCGGTAGTCGACCTCGGGCGGGATCAGCTCCCACCCCGCGGCGATCAAGGCAGAGGCGGCCGCATCGGCGGTGTCGAGGTCGTGGACCGCCCCGAGCAGGTCCACCGTCGGCTTGCTCGGCAACCCGGGGACCGCGGTGGATCCCACGTGCTCGACCGGCCGGGCGAGACGCGTCTTCAGCAGCAGGTCGACCTCGCGCCGGAGCCGGTCGGCCTCGAGCAGCAGATCGGGGTCCGGCGCGGTCACGCGTACCGGTTCGTCCACCCACATCGGTCGTGTCACGCGGTACCCCCGTGCTCGGTGTCGTGTCGGGACGGTCGTGCGGACGGTGGGATTCGAACCCACACCGGGCCGAAGCCCCGGGGCTTTTAAGGCCCTTGCGTCGCCGTTGCGCCACGTCCGCGGGCATCGTCACGTTACGCCAGTCGCGGCTCGGTGGTCGAGCCAACCGGCCCGTACCCTCCCACGCCCCGCGGGCTGCCGGTGCGGCCCCGCTGGATCTGGCCTCTACGTTGCCGGCGACCAGGGAGGCACCGGTGGGCAACGATGTCGTGATCGTCGGCGCGGGCGTGGCCGGGCTGGTCTGCGCCCAGCGGCTCGCCGAGGCCGGGGTGGGCGTCCAGGTGCTGGAGGCGCGGGACCGCGTCGGGGGGCGGACCGAGCACGGACGGTTGCCGGACGGGCAGGCGATCGAGCTCGGCGGCCAGTGGATCGGGCCCGGCCAGACCCGCATGTACGCCCTGCTGGACGAGCTCGGCCTCACCACCTTCCCGACCTACGACCACGGCGAGCACGTCCTCGACCTCGGCCAGGACCGCCGGACGTACTCGGGGGACACCCCGCCGCTCGGAGGGTTCGCGCTCGCCGACCTCGCCTCGTCCGTGTCCCGCCTGCACCGGCAGGCGCAGCGGATCGATCCGGCCGCGCCGTGGACCACGAAGCACGCCCAGCACCTCGACGCGCGGACCTTCGAGACCTGGATCGCCCGGCACCCCACCCGTGGCGCGCGCACGTTCTGGCGGCTCCTGACCCGGGCGATCTTCGCCACCGAGCCCGCGAACCTGTCGCTGCTGCACGTGCTGACCTACGTCCGGCAGGCTGGCTCGGTCGAGACGCTGATCGACACCACCGGCGGCGCGCAGCAGGACCGGGTCGTCGGCGGAACGGCACGGATCGCCGAGCGCCTGGCGGAGGGGCTCGACCCCGCGGTGCGGCTCGGCGCGCCCGTGCGGGCGATCCACACCGGCGACCGCGGCGTGGACGTGGAACTCGCGGACGGGGACCGCGTGCGAGGCCGCCGCGTGGTGGTCGCCCTGCCGCCGACGCTGGCCGGCCGCATCGCCTACCACCCGGCGCTCCCGGCCGACCGTGACCTGTTGACCCAACGGGTGCCGATGGGCGCGGTCATCAAGCTGCACCTGGTCTACGACCGGCCGTGGTGGCGCGAGGACGGGCTGTCCGGTCAGGCCCTCTCGGACGGCCCCGTCACGCAGGTGGTGTTCGACAACTCGCCGCCGGACGGGTCGTGCGGCGTCCTGCTCGCCTTCATCGAGGGCGCCGACGCGCTGCACTGGGGGCCGCGTCCGGCCGAGGAGCGGCACGCGGCGGTGGCGGCTCGCCTCGCCGAGATGATCGGTCCCGCTGCGGCACACCCGGTCGCGGTGGTCGAACGCGACTGGACCACCGAGCCGTACTCGCGTGGTTGCTACGGCGGCCACCTGCCGCCGGGGGTGTGGACCCAGCTCGGCCCCGCGCTGCGGCGCCCCGTCGGCCGCCTGCACTGGGCCGGCACCGAGCACGCCACCGCGTGGACCGGCTACCTCGAGGGTGCCGTACGCAGCGGTGAGGAGACCGCAGCGGACGTCCTGGACGCCCTACGGGACGGCTGAGACCTCAGGCGGTGGCGATCGGCGTCAGACCCTGGGGGCACCGGCTCCGGCCTCGTCGACGGCCCCCCCGGTCCCGCCTTGGTGGAGCTCGGGCTCGTCGGCTTCGACCTCCTCGGCGAGCGCGTCGAGATCGGCCTCGCCACCGACCGCGATCGCACCGGCACCGAGCTTGCGCCGTTGCTGGACCTCGAGGCGTCGAGCCAGACGCGTCAGCATCCAGACGATGATGAAGTACAGGATGCCCACCACGAACCAGGTCTGGAGGTCGTTGATCGGTGAGCCCTGCACGAACGACCGCCCCCGGCCCATCAGGTCGTCGGTGACAGTGATGATGTAGCCGAGCGCGGTGTCCTTGGTGAGCGTGGCCAGCTGGGCGACGATCGCGGGGATCATGCGACGCAACGCCTGGGGCAGGATCACCAGCCGCATGGCCTTGCTGTGGGTCATCCCGACGGTGTAGGCGGCCTCGGACTGGCCGCGATCGAGGGACAAGATCCCGGCGCGGAAGATCTCGGCGAGGACGGCGGTGTTGTAGGCGGCCAGACCGATGACCAGCGCGATCAGCGGGTTGCGCGAGATGGTGGTCCCGAGCCCGCCGGGCAGGATCTGGGGGAGCGCGTAGTAGGCGAAGAAGATCATCAGCAGGACCGGCGGCCCGCGGAAGACGTCGATGACGACGCCGCAGACGACCCGCAGCGGGGTGAGACGCGACAGCCGACCGAGGGCGAGGGCGAGGCCGAGGACGAGGGCGATGACGATGGCCCCGATGGCGGCACGGAAGGTGCCCCACAGGCCGGTGATCAGGAACTGCGGCCAGCCGGTCTCGAAGTCGACGAACTGGGCCCACAGGCGGGCCTCGAACTGTCCTCCGACGTACAGCTGGCGGAGGATGAAGCCGATCAGGACCGCGAGCAGCACCAGCGAGATGATGGACGCGGTGCGTACGCGGCGCTTGCCGCGCGGTCCGAGCTCCTCGACCAGGACGGTGCTCATGACAGCTCCTCCGAGATCGCCTGCGGCGGCTCGGAACGGCACAGGCCGCCTCCGGCGCCGCTCATCGCACGATCTCCAGGCGGCGCTCGAGCAGCTTGATGATCTGCGCGGAGCCGTAGACCAGGACGAGGTAGATGATCGCCACGACGATGAAGGCGTTGGTGTAGGCCGTGAGGTCGTTGCCGATCCGGCGGCCGGCGCGTGTGAGCTCGTCGATGCCGATGACCAGGAACACCGAGGTGTTCTTGAGGTTGGCGATCCAGAGGTTGCCGAGCGGCGGGATGACGGTCCGGATGGCCTGGGGCAGCACGATGCGGCCGACCACACCGGTGAAGGGCAGGCCGATCGCCCGGGCCGCCTCGGCCTGGCCGTGGGGGACCGCGTTGATGCCCGACCGCAGGGACTCGGCGATGTACGCCCCGGTGTAGAGGCCGAGGACGACGATCGCGGTGGTCAGCCGTGGGAACGGCCAGCCCACCCGGCCGCCGCCGTACCAGACCAGGAACGCCAGCACGATCAATGGGGTGTTGCGGAAGATGGAGACGTAGATGATGGCGGTGCGCTGGAGGATCGGGACCGGGGACACCCGGCACGCGGCGATGAGGTTGCCCGCCACGAAGGCGAGCAGGTAGCCGAGCACGGCCATGGTGAGGGTGACCCGCGTGCCCTCGACCAGCAGGTCGAGGTGCAGGTCGGAGAAGATCTGGCGGTAGACCTCCACGTCACCTCCTCTCACGCCTCCCGGGCGCGGCGCTCACGGCCGCGCCCGGGTCTCGGCGGTTACTCGGTCAGCGCTCGTAGCGGTCGACCGCGGGCGGCTCGGGGGCCGAACCCGTCACGGTGCCGGCGGTGTCCATCCACGCCTGCTCCCACTCGCCCGACTCGTAGATCTCCTCGAGGCGGTCGTTGATCCAGTCGCGAAGGTCGTCGGCCTCGAGCTGGACGCCGATGCCGTAGGGCTCGTCGGTGAACGGGTTGTCGACCAGCTCGAACTCGCCGCGCTCGTCGATCAGGCCGATGAGGATGACGTTGTCGGTGGTGACCGCGGTCACGTTGCCCTGCGACAGCTCCTCAGCGCAGGCCGAGTAGGTGTCGAGCGACAGGACGTCAGCTTCGGGCGCCATCTCGCGCAGGTTCTCGATGGAGGTCGACCCTTCGACCGAACAGACCGGCTGCCCGTTGAGGTCGTCGATGCCCTCGATGCCCTCGGGGTTGCCCTCCTCGACCATGATGTCCTGACCGGCCACGTAGTACGGACCGGCGAACCCGACCAGCTGCTTGCGGTCGTCGTTGATGGTGTAGGTGGACACGACGATGTCGACCTGGTCCTGCTGGAGGATCTCCTCGCGGACGGCCGAGACGGCCTCGGAGAACTCGACGTTGTCGGCGCCGCCCTCACCCCAGATGCCCTCGGCGATCAGGCGGGCG
Protein-coding regions in this window:
- a CDS encoding flavin monoamine oxidase family protein, producing MGNDVVIVGAGVAGLVCAQRLAEAGVGVQVLEARDRVGGRTEHGRLPDGQAIELGGQWIGPGQTRMYALLDELGLTTFPTYDHGEHVLDLGQDRRTYSGDTPPLGGFALADLASSVSRLHRQAQRIDPAAPWTTKHAQHLDARTFETWIARHPTRGARTFWRLLTRAIFATEPANLSLLHVLTYVRQAGSVETLIDTTGGAQQDRVVGGTARIAERLAEGLDPAVRLGAPVRAIHTGDRGVDVELADGDRVRGRRVVVALPPTLAGRIAYHPALPADRDLLTQRVPMGAVIKLHLVYDRPWWREDGLSGQALSDGPVTQVVFDNSPPDGSCGVLLAFIEGADALHWGPRPAEERHAAVAARLAEMIGPAAAHPVAVVERDWTTEPYSRGCYGGHLPPGVWTQLGPALRRPVGRLHWAGTEHATAWTGYLEGAVRSGEETAADVLDALRDG
- a CDS encoding amino acid ABC transporter permease, with translation MEVYRQIFSDLHLDLLVEGTRVTLTMAVLGYLLAFVAGNLIAACRVSPVPILQRTAIIYVSIFRNTPLIVLAFLVWYGGGRVGWPFPRLTTAIVVLGLYTGAYIAESLRSGINAVPHGQAEAARAIGLPFTGVVGRIVLPQAIRTVIPPLGNLWIANLKNTSVFLVIGIDELTRAGRRIGNDLTAYTNAFIVVAIIYLVLVYGSAQIIKLLERRLEIVR
- a CDS encoding glutamate ABC transporter substrate-binding protein encodes the protein MRTNSKTWRLLASTAALALVATACNGDDDGDAETSAPAEAPEFEEGSTMAQIQESGTLRVGVKYDQPLFGVNTPGGVEGFDAEIARLIAEGIWGEGGADNVEFSEAVSAVREEILQQDQVDIVVSTYTINDDRKQLVGFAGPYYVAGQDIMVEEGNPEGIEGIDDLNGQPVCSVEGSTSIENLREMAPEADVLSLDTYSACAEELSQGNVTAVTTDNVILIGLIDERGEFELVDNPFTDEPYGIGVQLEADDLRDWINDRLEEIYESGEWEQAWMDTAGTVTGSAPEPPAVDRYER
- a CDS encoding amino acid ABC transporter permease gives rise to the protein MSTVLVEELGPRGKRRVRTASIISLVLLAVLIGFILRQLYVGGQFEARLWAQFVDFETGWPQFLITGLWGTFRAAIGAIVIALVLGLALALGRLSRLTPLRVVCGVVIDVFRGPPVLLMIFFAYYALPQILPGGLGTTISRNPLIALVIGLAAYNTAVLAEIFRAGILSLDRGQSEAAYTVGMTHSKAMRLVILPQALRRMIPAIVAQLATLTKDTALGYIITVTDDLMGRGRSFVQGSPINDLQTWFVVGILYFIIVWMLTRLARRLEVQQRRKLGAGAIAVGGEADLDALAEEVEADEPELHQGGTGGAVDEAGAGAPRV
- a CDS encoding GrpB family protein, encoding MTAPDPDLLLEADRLRREVDLLLKTRLARPVEHVGSTAVPGLPSKPTVDLLGAVHDLDTADAAASALIAAGWELIPPEVDYRPWRRFWVLPDGDHRRAHLYLIAADHPRVDDLVRFRDHLRSDRRTAAAYGALKHRLARQHVLDRDAYTRAKMSFIDEVLDGLGDR
- a CDS encoding DUF952 domain-containing protein, whose translation is MSTATPILHLATEADWAAADIAYTPSGLAEDGFVHCSAPHQIATVAEARFAGRTDLVLLTIDPNLLTAPVVWEDLAGEGEDFPHVYGPIERAAVLEVRPYRPGPDGHFPRPL